A single region of the Eremothecium gossypii ATCC 10895 chromosome V, complete sequence genome encodes:
- the PMR1 gene encoding Ca(2+)/Mn(2+)-transporting P-type ATPase PMR1 (Syntenic homolog of Saccharomyces cerevisiae YGL167C (PMR1)), with product MGSVGKMSDNPFDSYLNRSKDDSSMETKSLASEAFLKPNASLEYCTMTVDETLRQLNTDSAKGLCDQQQVRASEQEWGTNEVTVDGEDPVWKRFMSTFVEDPLILLLIGSAVLSFLMGNIDDAVSITLAVVIVVSVGFVQEYRSEKSLEALHKLVPASCHLIRFGAETHVLASCLVPGDLVYFKVGDRIPADVRIIESTDLSLDESTLTGETEPVHKSCTPVNSATYSDVPGGIIPIGERTSIAYMGTLVREGHGKGIVVATGKHTMFGAVFEMMNSIEKPKTPLQMAMDRLGKDLSYVSFFLIGIIFLLGVIQGRSWLEMFQISVSLAVAAIPEGLPIIVTVTLALGVLRMANRKAIVRRLPSVETLGSVNVICSDKTGTLTANHMTASKIWCLGSMANKNNVLSLEAKSSGGLPGKLPNLKNYLSDDVKATLRIGSICNNASFSHEHGKYLGNPTDIALLEVLQKFDLVDERPTTTRVDELTFNSKRKYMAVKVDSPANSGKHIIYVKGAFERILERSASFIGGAGKVEKLSDSHKSLINDCAKSLASEGLRTLAFAQLECSTNKPMNDSTIQNLTFVGLIGMKDPPRSTVRPAIEELLQGGVHVIMITGDAENTAVNIARQIGIPVINPEISVLTGDRLDQMTDDQLAGVIDHVNIFARATPEHKLNIVRALQKRGDIVAMTGDGVNDAPALKLADIGVAMGHMGTDVAKEASDMVLTDDDFSTILTAIEEGKGIFNNIQSFLTFQLSTSVAALSLVAIATAFKLQNPLNAMQILWINILMDGPPAQSLGVEPVDHEVMRKPPRKRSDKILTPQVMRRLLINAAFIIGGTIYVFIKEMTEDGQVTARDTTMTFTCFVFFDMFSALACRHATKSIFEIGIFNNKMFNYAVGFSLLGQLCAIYIPFFQNIFKTERLSLGDLIYLIVISSSVFIADEVRKYYAKKNTHQDAYYFSMV from the coding sequence ATGGGGTCAGTCGGTAAAATGAGCGATAATCCGTTTGATTCGTACTTGAATCGTTCCAAGGATGACAGCAGCATGGAGACGAAATCGCTGGCATCTGAGGCGTTTCTGAAGCCGAACGCGTCGCTGGAGTACTGCACGATGACTGTGGACGAGACGCTGCGGCAATTGAACACAGACAGCGCGAAGGGCCTGTGTGACCAACAGCAAGTGCGTGCCAGCGAGCAGGAGTGGGGCACTAACGAGGTCACGGTAGACGGCGAGGATCCTGTGTGGAAGCGGTTCATGTCCACATTCGTGGAGGACCCGCTGATCCTGTTGCTGATCGGGTCTGCGGTGCTGAGTTTCCTGATGGGCAACATTGACGATGCTGTGAGTATTACGCTGGCGGTGGTGATCGTTGTGTCAGTAGGGTTCGTGCAAGAGTACCGGTCGGAGAAGTCGCTCGAGGCGCTACACAAGCTTGTTCCCGCGAGCTGCCACCTTATCCGATTCGGTGCTGAGACACATGTGCTGGCCTCATGCCTGGTGCCCGGAGACCTTGTGTACTTTAAGGTGGGTGACCGGATTCCTGCCGATGTCAGGATCATTGAGAGCACCGACTTATCGCTCGACGAGAGCACACTGACAGGGGAGACAGAGCCTGTGCACAAGTCTTGCACCCCCGTGAACAGTGCTACATACAGCGACGTACCGGGCGGGATCATCCCTATTGGCGAGCGGACCTCCATCGCATATATGGGTACCTTGGTGAGGGAAGGACACGGGAAAGGTATCGTGGTAGCAACTGGCAAGCACACGATGTTTGGCGCGGTATTTGAAATGATGAACAGTATTGAAAAGCCCAAGACTCCTTTGCAAATGGCCATGGACAGACTCGGTAAAGATCTCTCATACGTTAGTTTCTTTCTCATTGGGATCATTTTCCTGCTTGGGGTTATTCAAGGTAGGTCTTGGCTTGAGATGTTCCAGATATCTGTGTCGTTGGCAGTTGCTGCGATTCCTGAGGGTCTTCCTATCATTGTTACTGTCACTCTGGCTCTCGGCGTTCTTCGAATGGCGAACAGGAAGGCTATTGTGCGCCGTCTCCCTAGTGTGGAGACATTGGGTTCGGTTAATGTTATATGTTCGGATAAAACCGGTACTCTCACTGCAAATCATATGACAGCGTCCAAAATCTGGTGCCTGGGAAGCATGGCTAACAAAAACAACGTCTTGTCGCTAGAAGCCAAGTCTAGTGGCGGTCTACCCGGAAAACTTCCTAATCTGAAAAACTATTTGTCAGATGATGTCAAGGCTACCCTAAGAATAGGTTCCATCTGTAACAATGCAAGTTTCTCCCATGAGCATGGCAAATACCTCGGTAATCCAACCGATATTGCACTCCTAGAAGTCTTACAAAAGTTTGACCTTGTTGACGAAAGGCCTACTACGACAAGGGTGGATGAGCTTACATTTAACTCCAAGAGAAAATATATGGCAGTGAAGGTTGATTCTCCGGCAAACAGCGGCAAACACATCATCTATGTGAAAGGTGCTTTTGAGCGGATACTTGAAAGATCCGCGAGCTTCATTGGCGGTGCAGGAAAAGTTGAGAAGTTATCGGACTCACATAAATCCCTTATCAATGACTGCGCAAAATCACTTGCGTCTGAAGGTCTCAGAACTCTTGCTTTTGCTCAGCTAGAGTGTTCTACAAATAAACCGATGAATGATAGTACGATTCAGAATCTGACATTTGTGGGTCTGATTGGCATGAAAGATCCTCCGAGATCCACTGTTCGCCCCGCCATTGAGGAGCTACTACAAGGGGGTGTGCATGTCATAATGATCACTGGGGATGCCGAAAACACAGCCGTAAATATAGCCAGACAAATTGGCATACCCGTTATTAATCCCGAAATAAGTGTTCTTACCGGTGATAGACTTGACCAAATGACTGATGACCAACTGGCCGGCGTGATCGATCATGTGAATATTTTTGCTCGTGCTACACCTGAACACAAGCTGAATATTGTGCGTGCTTTGCAGAAGAGGGGCGACATTGTCGCTATGACAGGAGATGGTGTTAACGACGCACCTGCATTGAAATTGGCTGATATCGGTGTCGCCATGGGCCATATGGGTACTGATGTTGCGAAAGAAGCTTCTGATATGGTATTAACTGATGATGACTTCAGCACCATCCTAACCGCTATTGAAGAAGGCAAGGGTATTTTTAACAATATTCAGAGTTTTCTAACGTTTCAATTGTCTACCTCTGTCGCAGCCTTGTCACTTGTCGCCATAGCTACTGCATTTAAGCTTCAAAATCCGTTAAATGCCATGCAGATATTATGGATCAACATATTGATGGACGGTCCACCCGCGCAATCCCTAGGTGTGGAGCCAGTTGACCACGAAGTAATGAGGAAGCCTCCAAGAAAACGTTCAGACAAGATCTTGACTCCCCAAGTTATGCGGAGACTCCTTATCAATGCAGCCTTTATCATTGGTGGTACTATCTACGTGTTCATCAAGGAAATGACTGAGGATGGACAGGTTACTGCGAGAGACACCACAATGACGTTTACCTGTTTCGTGTTTTTTGATATGTTCAGCGCTCTAGCGTGTAGGCATGCTACGAAGTCCATTTTCGAAATTGGTATCTTCAATAATAAGATGTTTAACTATGCTGTTGGTTTCTCATTACTAGGTCAGTTGTGCGCTATTTACATTCCATTTTTCCAGAATATCTTCAAGACAGAGCGCCTGAGCCTGGGGGATCTCATTTATTTGATTGTAATCAGTAGCAGTGTTTTCATTGCAGATGAAGTTCGAAAGTATTACGCCAAAAAGAATACCCATCAAGACGCATATTACTTTTCCATGGTTTAA
- the SPG4 gene encoding Spg4p (Syntenic homolog of Saccharomyces cerevisiae YMR107W (SPG4)), translated as MAGGIFEPFSVYNRSKHSKSGIVGGNHSNIGAGRTMLLFADEYREPKAQADAAHGAAVQAAGTGSEPASRKGSVGEGPNMVDLSTLSQAEFERLKATLRKGAPNNRVNF; from the coding sequence ATGGCAGGGGGAATTTTCGAACCGTTCTCGGTGTACAATCGGAGCAAGCACTCCAAAAGTGGAATAGTGGGCGGGAACCACTCAAACATAGGCGCGGGGAGGACGATGTTGCTTTTCGCGGACGAATACCGCGAGCCCAAGGCGCAGGCGGACGCAGCACATGGTGCGGCCGTGCAGGCAGCGGGCACGGGGTCGGAGCCTGCGTCGCGGAAGGGGAGTGTGGGGGAGGGACCCAACATGGTGGACTTGTCCACGCTCAGCCAGGCCGAGTTCGAGCGGCTCAAAGCCACATTGAGAAAGGGGGCCCCGAACAACAGGGTAAATTTTTAA
- the ILV2 gene encoding acetolactate synthase catalytic subunit (Syntenic homolog of Saccharomyces cerevisiae YMR108W (ILV2)): protein MLRRVTVRQLANVRALARATRPLAVARAFSGAAGRLGAEAQEAPRRRAPGPRGETEPQGAAGAHEMDHSMIGFSGGEIFHEMMRRHNVDTVFGYPGGAILPVYDAIYNSDAFNFVLPKHEQGAGHMAEGYARASGKPGVVLVTSGPGATNVVTPMADALADGVPMVVFTGQVPKAAIGTDAFQEADVVGISRSCTKWNVMVNHVEELPRRINEAFEIATSGRPGPVLVDLPKDVTAAILRSPIPLASALPSTTLAQLTRQAADIDGVRSLADASRLINMAQKPVLYVGAGILNSTRGPEFLRELAEKAQIPVTTTLQALGAFDQEDSKSVDMLGMHGSAAANLTVQNADLIIALGARFDDRVTGNIAKFAPEAQRAAREQRGGIVHFEISPKNINKVVDAQVAVEGDVTANLEKLLPLIKPVAERKEWLGQIASWKSEYPYDYSRETPGSRIKPQTVITRLSEIANATGKEVIVTTGVGQHQMWAAQHWTWKKPRTFITSGGLGTMGFGLPAAIGAQVAKPDAIVIDIDGDASLNMTLMEMSSAVQAGAPVKILLLNNEEQGMVTQWQSLFYEHRYSHTHQLNPDFVKLADAMGFKAMRLEAQSDMEPMLQEFINCKEPVLLEVAVEKKVPVLPMVPAGKALHEFIYFDPEVERQQAELRSRRTGGKH, encoded by the coding sequence ATGTTAAGGAGAGTAACCGTAAGACAACTAGCTAACGTGCGGGCGTTGGCACGAGCGACACGGCCGTTGGCAGTGGCGCGAGCCTTTTCTGGGGCCGCAGGGCGGCTGGGCGCGGAAGCGCAAGAAGCGCCTAGGAGGCGGGCGCCGGGGCCCCGCGGAGAGACGGAGCCGCAGGGTGCAGCGGGCGCGCACGAGATGGACCACTCGATGATCGGGTTCAGCGGCGGAGAGATTTTTCACGAGATGATGCGGCGCCATAACGTGGATACGGTGTTTGGGTACCCAGGCGGGGCCATCCTGCCGGTGTACGATGCCATatacaactcggacgcgTTCAACTTTGTGCTCCCGAAGCACGAGCAGGGGGCGGGTCACATGGCGGAGGGCTACGCGCGTGCTTCTGGGAAGCCGGGCGTCGTGTTGGTGACATCGGGGCCGGGGGCGACCAACGTGGTGACGCCGATGGCGGATGCGCTGGCCGACGGAGTACCGATGGTGGTCTTCACCGGGCAGGTGCCTAAAGCCGCAATTGGCACGGATGCGTTCCAGGAAGCCGATGTGGTCGGCATTTCGCGCTCGTGCACCAAGTGGAACGTGATGGTGAATCACGTGGAGGAGCTCCCGCGGCGCATCAACGAAGCTTTTGAGATTGCGACCTCTGGTAGGCCCGGCCCGGTGCTTGTGGACCTCCCGAAGGACGTGACCGCCGCGATTTTACGCAGTCCCATCCCACTGGCCTCTGCGCTACCGTCGACGACCCTAGCACAGCTCACACGGCAGGCGGCTGACATCGACGGCGTGCGCTCGCTTGCCGACGCATCGCGGCTCATCAATATGGCACAGAAGCCGGTACTCTACGTGGGTGCAGGAATCCTGAACAGCACTCGCGGTCCAGAGTTTCTGCGTGAACTGGCTGAAAAGGCACAGATCCCCGTCACGACGACGTTGCAAGCGCTGGGTGCATTCGACCAGGAGGATTCGAAGTCCGTAGATATGCTGGGCATGCACGGGAGTGCGGCTGCCAATTTGACTGTGCAGAATGCAGACCTGATCATTGCGCTGGGCGCACGGTTTGATGACCGCGTGACCGGAAACATCGCTAAGTTCGCCCCGGAGGCCCAGCGGGCGGCCCGTGAACAGCGCGGTGGGATAGTGCACTTTGAGATCTCCCCAAAAAATATCAACAAGGTGGTTGACGCTCAGGTGGCAGTCGAGGGTGATGTGACTGCCAACCTGGAAAAGCTGCTCCCCTTGATCAAGCCGGTCGCTGAGCGCAAAGAGTGGCTCGGCCAGATCGCAAGTTGGAAGAGCGAGTATCCATATGATTACTCGCGCGAGACGCCCGGCTCGCGCATCAAGCCTCAGACAGTTATCACTCGGCTCTCCGAAATCGCAAACGCCACCGGAAAGGAGGTCATCGTGACGACCGGTGTAGGTCAGCACCAAATGTGGGCCGCCCAGCATTGGACGTGGAAGAAACCACGCACATTTATCACATCAGGCGGCCTCGGTACCATGGGCTTTGGTCTACCGGCGGCCATTGGTGCCCAGGTAGCCAAACCCGATGCGATTGTCATCGACATCGATGGCGACGCCTCGCTCAACATGACCTTGATGGAGATGTCCAGCGCGGTGCAGGCGGGCGCCCCAGTAAAGATATTGTTGTTGAACAACGAAGAGCAGGGAATGGTCACTCAATGGCAGTCTCTATTCTACGAGCATCGTTATTCTCACACCCATCAGCTAAATCCGGACTTCGTCAAGTTGGCTGATGCAATGGGGTTCAAAGCAATGCGCCTAGAGGCGCAGTCGGACATGGAGCCCATGCTGCAGGAGTTTATTAATTGCAAGGAGCCCGTGTTACTCGAAGTGGCCGTCGAGAAGAAGGTTCCCGTCCTCCCGATGGTCCCTGCCGGTAAGGCCCTGCATGAGTTTATCTACTTCGACCCAGAGGTCGAGCGACAGCAAGCGGAGCTTCGCAGCAGGCGTACGGGCGGGAAGCATTAG
- a CDS encoding AEL302Wp (Syntenic homolog of Saccharomyces cerevisiae YLR332W (MID2) and YGR023W (MTL1)): protein MCSGGCAVPATQAAVCWRMVIAFLKSQSTVSGFIRLHRVADRWISRAVAAPQTLQPRYWLSRQHKSIHEIGGHSSGTHMRTFRLLLVAGALNVVLAQMMNNSLSSSGSRPTALTPLPSSAESRTSSSGRVSTLSSAASSSEESSSAASSSSEESSSATSSRAEESSSAESSSTSSSTSSESGSSESGSSSASVVSSTSANRMSSSSTSNSSETSSTEAEPTPTSTSTSSSVTLPTSTTPPSTEATPTAIAPTSRMDTVTQTVQTEFMSDGSTFRTTSLKIVTLLVDGSSTLTITASESQTTAPSRGLSKKDKNIIIGCVVGICVPLLIVIACVVFYTCVREDRTNFINSDGKVITAYSTSRLSKWWSTLLGRKIDKYESDTPLGSTPLHDDERIHLKSSSAHHSSPLSMHGLDSRARSSHELMLDEERYYDNDGNELNGKKY, encoded by the coding sequence ATGTGTTCCGGAGGCTGCGCAGTTCCTGCGACACAAGCCGCCGTCTGTTGGCGAATGGTCATTGCTTTTTTGAAATCGCAGTCGACGGTTTCAGGTTTCATACGTCTCCACAGGGTGGCAGATAGGTGGATATCTCGAGCAGTGGCAGCCCCGCAGACTCTTCAGCCACGCTACTGGCTATCGCGGCAGCACAAGTCGATTCACGAGATAGGAGGGCATTCCTCGGGCACACATATGAGAACATTCAGGCTTCTTCTGGTTGCGGGCGCGCTGAATGTGGTGCTGGCACAGATGATGAACAACTCGTTGAGCTCGAGCGGATCGAGACCGACGGCGCTGACGCCGCTGCCGAGCAGCGCGGAGAGCAGGACGAGCTCGAGCGGGCGTGTGAGCACGCTGAGCAGCGCAGCGAGCAGCTCGGAGgagagcagcagcgcggcgagcagcagctcggaggagagcagcagcgcgacgagcagcagagcagaggagagcagcagcgcagagagcagcagcacgtcgAGCAGCACGTCGAGCGAGAGCGGGAGCAGTGAGAGCgggagcagcagcgcgagcGTGGTCAGCAGCACGTCGGCCAACAGAATgtcgagcagcagcacgtcgAACAGCAGCGAGACGAGCAGCACAGAGGCGGAGCCGACGCCTACGAGCACGagcacgagcagcagcgtgACGCTGCCCACGAGCACGACCCCACCGTCTACGGAGGCCACGCCGACGGCGATCGCGCCCACGTCGCGGATGGACACGGTCACGCAAACGGTGCAGACGGAGTTCATGTCGGACGGCTCCACGTTCCGCACAACGAGCCTGAAGATCGTCACACTGCTCGTGGACGGCAGCTCCACCCTAACGATCACCGCGTCTGAGTCGCAGACAACTGCGCCCTCGCGCGGGCTCTCCAAAAAAGACAAGAACATCATCATCGGCTGCGTCGTCGGCATCTGCGTGCCGCTGTTAATAGTAATCGCCTGCGTCGTGTTCTACACCTGCGTGCGCGAAGATCGCACCAACTTCATCAACTCGGACGGCAAGGTTATCACCGCCTACAGCACCAGCCGCCTCTCAAAGTGGTGGAGTACCCTGCTCGGCCGCAAGATCGACAAGTATGAGAGCGACACGCCGCTGGGCTCCACGCCACTACACGACGACGAGCGCATCCACCTCAAATCATCGAGCGCCCACCACTCCTCGCCGCTGTCAATGCACGGCTTGGACTCGCGTGCCCGCTCGTCTCACGAACTTATGCTGGATGAGGAGCGCTACTACGATAATGACGGCAACGAGCTCAACGGGAAAAAGTACTAG
- the YIP5 gene encoding Yip5p (Syntenic homolog of Saccharomyces cerevisiae YGL161C (YIP5)): MNSTRYDPVDSDDILFSADDDGFDAAEHVATGTSMSAGDPQLGGGLFNTLAPYYAVTSEQLFHKTRSSLMLQKVQTLEMGNAATEIYSTVWIILSASIALYVSRGLRTVLSEILRGQEDGGSHGQYQILVHVLWLFATYVVAVPLVFKLVVQYAFSEALHGLELVQWYGFGCLVWIPLTPISLVLGLLPEGWAGLAHLILAIAGGAYSFMVIYIQLKDDLSELSRGRAVMAMMAVMHLVFVLLIKLLIL; encoded by the coding sequence ATGAACTCTACCCGTTACGATCCTGTGGATAGCGACGATATTCTATTCTCCGCAGATGATGACGGGTTTGATGCGGCAGAGCACGTTGCAACGGGGACTTCCATGTCGGCTGGAGATCCGCAGTTAGGCGGCGGACTATTCAACACGCTAGCTCCATACTACGCGGTTACGAGCGAGCAGTTGTTTCATAAGACGCGTTCTAGTCTTATGCTTCAGAAGGTTCAGACACTGGAGATGGGCAATGCCGCAACTGAAATATATTCTACGGTATGGATCATTCTCAGCGCTTCGATAGCGCTTTACGTCTCGCGCGGGCTGCGAACCGTGCTATCCGAAATTTTACGTGGCCAAGAAGATGGAGGAAGTCACGGACAGTACCAGATTCTCGTGCACGTACTGTGGCTCTTCGCCACGTATGTCGTGGCGGTGCCGCTAGTCTTCAAACTAGTGGTACAATATGCGTTCAGCGAGGCGTTGCATGGCCTAGAGCTCGTACAATGGTACGGCTTTGGCTGTCTCGTATGGATACCGTTGACACCAATTAGTCTGGTTCTGGGCCTTCTGCCGGAAGGCTGGGCTGGCTTGGCACATCTCATACTGGCTATTGCGGGAGGTGCGTACAGTTTCATGGTCATATACATTCAATTGAAGGATGATCTATCTGAGCTGTCTCGGGGCCGTGCTGTGATGGCCATGATGGCGGTCATGCATCTCGTCTTTGTGCTACTGATTAAGCTTCTGATTCTGTAG
- the SUT1 gene encoding Sut1p (Syntenic homolog of Saccharomyces cerevisiae YPR009W (SUT2) and YGL162W (SUT1)): MLSSIAIDNQHADKTLPPLLLLPPVIHTEAQAAGGTGATTPVSSYDAGLAGYGAGYEEGEADAAAEHKPVSPYSETSTTSSSLERLAFLATRKGDGSGQYGAAPDAYYVGRQAPAYQTPFYGGTVAPGAARSLTPNGAPRLQYEATYNTPRSPESARGVSMSPLMSESASGFQRGDVQRTGSPPNSLLQEPTVITASKYKRQRTGPSCDICRSKKIKCDATITILFQDASVTGSFNEMLHAPVNVSELANEWLSQIPDEVRQALLTKELTLLKHVDKLIAFKPCTSCSKRKNCFCTFSKGFTRADINVYTNLCVKFGKRSSIDQFSLNDYRNCGYQV; the protein is encoded by the coding sequence ATGCTGTCGAGCATAGCAATCGACAACCAGCACGCAGACAAgacgctgccgccgctgctgctgctgccgccggtgATCCACACGGAGGCGCAAGCGGCGGGCGGAACCGGCGCGACGACGCCGGTGTCCTCATACGATGCGGGGCTGGCGGGCTACGGGGCGGGCTACGAAGAGGGCGAGGcggacgcggcggcggagcaTAAGCCCGTGAGCCCATACTCGGAGACGTCGACGACGTCGTCGAGTCTGGAGCGCCTGGCGTTTCTGGCGACGCGCAAGGGTGACGGGAGCGGGCAGTACGGTGCTGCGCCGGACGCGTACTATGTGGGGCGGCAGGCGCCTGCGTACCAAACGCCGTTCTACGGCGGCACCGTTGCGCCTGGCGCGGCACGCAGTCTCACACCGAACGGCGCACCCAGACTACAGTACGAAGCGACGTATAACACGCCGCGCTCGCCAGAgtccgcgcgcggcgtgtCGATGTCGCCGCTGATGTCGGAATCTGCTTCGGGCTTCCAACGGGGGGACGTGCAGCGCACTGGTTCGCCACCGAACTCGCTGCTACAGGAGCCAACCGTTATCACGGCGTCGAAGTACAAGCGTCAGCGGACGGGCCCCAGCTGCGACATCTGCCGCTCCAAGAAGATTAAGTGTGACGCCACGATCACGATACTGTTCCAGGACGCCTCGGTCACAGGCTCGTTCAACGAGATGCTTCACGCACCGGTAAATGTGTCTGAGCTGGCAAACGAGTGGCTTAGCCAGATTCCAGACGAGGTGAGGCAGGCGCTGCTCACAAAGGAACTGACGCTGCTGAAGCATGTGGATAAGTTGATAGCATTCAAGCCTTGCACTTCGTGTTCCAAACGGAAGAATTGCTTCTGCACGTTTAGCAAGGGCTTTACGAGGGCGGACATCAATGTGTATACAAACCTCTGCGTCAAATTCGGCAAACGCAGCTCCATTGATCAGTTCAGCCTGAATGATTATAGAAACTGTGGTTACCAGGTATGA
- the PMU1 gene encoding putative phosphomutase (Syntenic homolog of Saccharomyces cerevisiae YKL128C (PMU1)) produces MRFPSAMTVFALLDRALAAQDSSAKYTALPGYFQLFPHEGAGSVAAPPAADPVNFVHAQSWEELFASVPSDAKLLIFQRHAEGLHNAAEARYGHEAWDDYWSKIDGDEYGTWVDAQLTPKGHQQASASSEHVGALVRALGMPERLYSSPLRRCLETFIEAWAPVAQYISEPVLDLYVREGLRETLGVHTCDRRVPHSQAVAAYQGHRLANSTLQLHYEPYYTEPDTLWTVAHRETTPEIRNRVTKALDRILDRPERYIFVTAHSEMMDAALHALHHPRVNHVPNAGILYLVVGHIRTPAQASG; encoded by the coding sequence ATGCGTTTCCCATCCGCAATGACCGTCTTCGCGCTACTCGACCGCGCGCTTGCCGCCCAGGACAGCTCCGCCAAGTACACGGCGCTACCAGGCTATTTTCAGCTGTTCCCGCACGAGGGCGCGGGGAGCGtggccgcgccgcccgcggcggATCCCGTGAACTTCGTGCATGCGCAGTCGTGGGAGGAGCTCTTCGCCAGTGTGCCCTCGGACGCAAAGCTTCTGATTTTCCAACGCCATGCCGAGGGCCTGCACAACGCCGCGGAGGCCCGCTACGGCCACGAGGCGTGGGACGACTACTGGTCTAAGATCGACGGCGATGAGTACGGGACCTGGGTCGACGCACAGCTCACGCCGAAGGGCCATCAGCAGGCAAGTGCATCCTCCGAGCACGTGGGCGCGCTGGTCCGCGCGCTGGGCATGCCCGAGCGCCTGTACTCGTCGCCGCTGCGCCGGTGTCTCGAGACCTTCATCGAGGCGTGGGCCCCCGTGGCACAGTACATCTCCGAGCCCGTGCTGGATCTTTATGTTCGCGAGGGCCTGCGTGAGACGCTCGGCGTGCACACGTGCGACCGCCGCGTGCCGCACTCGCAGGCCGTGGCCGCGTACCAGGGACATCGCCTGGCAAACAGCACCCTACAGCTGCACTACGAGCCCTATTACACCGAGCCGGACACGCTGTGGACAGTGGCGCACCGTGAGACCACTCCGGAAATTCGCAACCGCGTCACGAAGGCCCTGGACCGCATCCTAGATCGGCCGGAGCGCTACATCTTTGTTACCGCACACTCGGAGATGATGGACGCAGCGCTACACGCGTTGCATCACCCGAGGGTCAACCACGTGCCCAATGCAGGCATCCTGTACCTGGTCGTGGGGCACATCCGGACCCCAGCCCAGGCGAGTGGTTGA
- the SUA5 gene encoding threonylcarbamoyladenylate synthase (Syntenic homolog of Saccharomyces cerevisiae YGL169W (SUA5)), which produces MQRSFSFLRRSGFHSAMSYNTKVLRVDPSAIHFSATAHIDGSLPRISDPETEKHLLEAARLIRDDGETVAFPTETVYGLGGSSLNDASVRNIYKAKNRPSDNPLISHVSSIAQLNRRIYQQDREGDVLRNIPVVYHELVRQLWPGPLTILLPINEETALSVLTTAGQPTFAVRIPADPVARALIALSDTPIAAPSANVSTRPSPTAAEHVYHDLKGKIPLILDGGSCRVGVESTVIDGLVNPPMLLRPGGFTYEEIIELGGEQWSHCKVENRMTVGSGEKVRTPGMKYKHYSPRASTVAFAPINDDLPTSERMKIVTSEIMKYMTSHGTDKRQKVGLLTSIMFPNNLLESITDEVDVVVYSLGSSGKEVQSNLFAMLRRLDEEDEVDLIFVEGISDRNEGLAVMNRLRKAAGGNVVSF; this is translated from the coding sequence ATGCAGAGGTCCTTCTCTTTTCTTCGGAGGTCAGGTTTTCATAGCGCAATGTCATATAACACTAAGGTACTGAGGGTAGACCCAAGTGCGATACACTTCTCGGCAACTGCGCATATTGATGGGTCCCTGCCGCGGATTTCGGACCCAGAGACGGAGAAACACTTACTCGAGGCTGCCAGACTTATCCGGGATGATGGCGAGACGGTTGCGTTTCCGACAGAAACTGTATATGGACTGGGGGGGTCGTCTCTGAATGATGCTTCGGTGCGCAATATCTACAAGGCAAAGAACAGACCCAGTGACAATCCACTGATCAGCCATGTGTCATCTATTGCACAGCTAAACCGTCGCATATACCAGCAGGATAGAGAGGGCGATGTTCTGCGGAATATTCCTGTAGTGTACCACGAGCTAGTTCGTCAACTGTGGCCTGGTCCACTCACTATCCTTCTCCCTATCAACGAGGAGACCGCTCTATCTGTACTCACGACAGCAGGCCAGCCAACCTTTGCTGTTCGCATCCCCGCAGATCCAGTAGCGAGGGCACTGATTGCTCTTAGCGACACCCCCATTGCTGCGCCGTCGGCTAACGTCTCAACTAGGCCTTCTCCGACGGCCGCTGAGCATGTATACCATGACTTAAAGGGAAAGATACCACTAATTCTAGATGGTGGAAGTTGCCGTGTTGGGGTTGAGTCTACTGTCATCGATGGCTTGGTAAATCCGCCAATGTTGTTACGTCCTGGAGGATTTACGTATGAAGAAATCATCGAACTAGGCGGGGAGCAATGGTCCCATTGTAAAGTTGAGAATAGGATGACTGTAGGGAGTGGGGAAAAGGTTAGAACTCCCGGTATGAAGTACAAACATTACTCTCCTAGGGCCTCCACTGTAGCATTTGCCCCAATTAACGATGATCTTCCAACGAGCGAAAGGATGAAGATTGTGACCTCCGAAATAATGAAATACATGACAAGCCATGGCACCGATAAGCGCCAAAAAGTGGGGCTACTGACAAGCATTATGTTCCCCAATAACTTACTGGAATCCATTACGGACGAAGTTGATGTTGTGGTTTATTCATTGGGCTCCTCTGGGAAAGAAGTTCAATCGAATTTGTTTGCCATGCTGCGAAGGCTGGACGAGGAAGATGAGGTGGATTTGATATTTGTTGAAGGTATTAGCGATAGGAATGAGGGACTGGCAGTGATGAATAGATTAAGAAAAGCCGCTGGGGGGAACGTAGTGTCATTTTAA